A window of Diospyros lotus cultivar Yz01 chromosome 14, ASM1463336v1, whole genome shotgun sequence contains these coding sequences:
- the LOC127789654 gene encoding uncharacterized protein LOC127789654, translating into MPVRVVDSSAPSQVSGANLGNTSPPACTLLSVGQAFSGTQNVSSLQKDEAWRVNVRIQGCDLDHGYLCGTMEALNVPMADTPVVTFWEGEIVDTKNYTFFTGKWEATSEVDIRHWNKFLSFAPFLSQVEVDGGRSLNLSNCPYIFMRWKEQYFVNVGTDCGLTIAGFYYVCFSCSDGSINGFYYDPNSSPFQKLELKTTNEGRSGFSFSSYELQ; encoded by the exons ATGCCGGTGAGAGTGGTTGATAGTTCGGCGCCGTCGCAGGTGTCAG GTGCGAATCTTGGCAACACTTCGCCCCCTGCTTGTACCCTTTTAAGTGTTGGACAG GCATTCTCTGGAACACAGAATGTTTCTAGTCTACAAAAGGATGAAGCATGGAGAGTTAATGTACGAATCCAGGGCTGCGACCTTGATCATGGTTATCTTTGTGGCACCATGGAAGCTCTTAATGTTCCTATGGCAGACACACCA GTTGTGACCTTCTGGGAGGGGGAAATTGTGGACACCAAGAATTATACATTCTTCACTGGGAAATGGGAGGCAAC GTCAGAAGTTGACATAAGGCACTGGAACAAGTTTCTATCTTTCGCTCCCTTCCTG AGCCAAGTAGAAGTTGATGGCGGCAGATCTCTCAACCTAAGTAACTGTCCGTACATATTCATG AGATGGAAAGAGCAGTACTTTGTGAATGTTGGAACCGACTGTGGGTTGACTATTGCTGGTTTCTACTATGTTTGCTTCTCCTGTAGCGATGGTTCCATCAATGGCTTCTACTATGATCCTAATAGCAG CCCATTTCAGAAACTTGAGCTGAAAACGACAAATGAAGGAAGATCAGGGTTCAGCTTTTCTTCATACGAGTTGCAATGA